The proteins below are encoded in one region of Methanobacterium aggregans:
- a CDS encoding DUF1002 domain-containing protein yields the protein MKKLAVGLILILVSLSPIYATSGFAVTYGEATYSNPAWKNSVTSYFQSHTDKNISDATSKVITASEVNTVSKGVTGKTYSSSQIYSCAMVDLSYSNGIKIVVDKSKISVVTPKMYANALKSTGITNGYVVVTSPVTASGESALAGVLKSYEIAVGTSIPEQAKKAATEELYTETQIVNQTGQSGDNVATLFDKVKTEATNQNTQDPAQIKVIVVNIANNMNINLTDSQAQQIADAVAGSLQAQSSLTDFKNQLQSVTDQASQSSGILNQIWNYLQGLYDYLAGVVSGQSL from the coding sequence ATGAAGAAACTAGCAGTTGGATTGATTTTGATACTCGTATCTTTAAGTCCCATATACGCCACTTCAGGATTTGCAGTAACCTACGGTGAGGCAACTTACTCAAACCCTGCCTGGAAAAATTCAGTTACAAGTTACTTCCAGTCCCACACAGATAAAAACATCAGCGATGCAACTTCAAAGGTTATTACTGCATCTGAAGTGAATACCGTGTCCAAGGGTGTTACAGGGAAAACTTACAGCTCAAGTCAGATATATTCCTGTGCAATGGTGGATCTCAGCTACTCAAATGGAATAAAGATCGTGGTGGATAAAAGTAAGATAAGTGTTGTAACACCTAAAATGTATGCAAATGCACTTAAATCAACTGGAATAACAAATGGATACGTTGTTGTAACATCACCAGTCACTGCTTCAGGTGAATCTGCACTTGCAGGTGTGCTTAAATCCTACGAAATTGCAGTTGGAACTTCAATACCAGAACAGGCTAAAAAAGCAGCCACCGAAGAACTTTACACTGAAACACAGATAGTTAACCAGACAGGACAGAGTGGAGATAACGTGGCAACCCTCTTCGATAAGGTGAAGACTGAAGCAACGAACCAGAACACCCAGGATCCTGCCCAGATAAAAGTTATAGTCGTGAACATTGCAAACAACATGAACATCAACCTAACGGATAGCCAGGCCCAGCAAATTGCAGATGCAGTTGCAGGTTCTCTGCAGGCTCAGTCAAGTCTTACTGACTTTAAGAATCAACTTCAAAGTGTTACAGATCAGGCCAGTCAGTCAAGTGGAATACTGAATCAGATATGGAATTATCTACAGGGACTTTATGATTATTTGGCAGGGGTTGTCTCAGGTCAAAGTCTGTGA
- the sucC gene encoding ADP-forming succinate--CoA ligase subunit beta, with product MKIHEYIAKKIFQVEGIPVPESIIAENPEKAQKAAETIGKPVAIKSQVLVGGRGKAGGIKFAETPAEAYVVAEGLLGSEVNGEPVEIVLVEEKLNIQSEFYVSVVLDRSTKKPLVLASLQGGVDIEEVAKKTPEKIIKYYLNPLEEFLPYQAREVAIKMGVPSHLISKVGSIIWKLFQAFKDYDLTIAEINPLVFTGEELFAADAKFEVDDDAFYRQKKLAELEHVHKPEFAYVKLKGNIAVIGNGAGLTLSGMDMLHIYGGKPATFLDIGGGASEESIAKALNIVISDENVKVVFLNVLGGITRADDVARGVLDVMNSSNRKVPIVIRLTGTNEEEGQKILAEAGLSFETSMEEAAKKAVDICKSMT from the coding sequence TTGAAAATTCATGAGTACATAGCTAAAAAAATATTTCAGGTAGAGGGAATTCCTGTGCCTGAGAGTATCATTGCAGAAAACCCAGAGAAAGCTCAAAAAGCAGCTGAAACTATAGGAAAACCTGTTGCCATCAAATCCCAGGTACTTGTAGGGGGTAGGGGTAAAGCTGGGGGAATAAAATTTGCAGAAACACCAGCTGAAGCTTACGTTGTAGCAGAAGGGCTTCTTGGATCAGAGGTGAATGGAGAACCTGTTGAAATAGTGCTTGTGGAGGAAAAACTGAACATCCAATCAGAATTTTATGTCAGTGTTGTTTTGGACAGGTCAACCAAAAAACCTCTGGTACTGGCAAGTCTTCAGGGTGGTGTGGATATTGAGGAAGTTGCCAAGAAAACCCCTGAAAAAATAATCAAGTACTATTTAAACCCACTTGAAGAGTTTTTACCCTACCAGGCAAGGGAAGTTGCCATTAAAATGGGTGTTCCAAGCCACTTGATCTCCAAGGTTGGTTCAATAATTTGGAAACTCTTCCAGGCATTTAAGGACTATGATTTAACCATAGCTGAAATAAACCCCCTAGTATTTACAGGGGAGGAACTTTTTGCAGCTGATGCTAAATTTGAAGTGGATGATGATGCTTTTTACAGGCAGAAAAAGCTTGCAGAACTTGAACATGTGCATAAACCTGAATTTGCATACGTTAAACTCAAGGGAAATATTGCGGTTATTGGAAACGGTGCAGGCCTTACACTCAGTGGAATGGACATGTTACACATTTATGGAGGTAAACCTGCCACTTTCCTGGATATAGGTGGTGGTGCATCGGAAGAGAGTATTGCAAAGGCGTTGAACATTGTTATCTCAGATGAAAATGTCAAAGTTGTGTTTTTAAATGTGTTGGGTGGTATAACTCGGGCTGATGATGTTGCAAGGGGTGTTCTTGATGTTATGAACTCTTCCAACCGTAAAGTTCCAATTGTCATAAGGTTAACAGGTACAAATGAAGAGGAAGGTCAGAAAATACTTGCTGAAGCAGGACTTTCATTCGAAACTTCCATGGAAGAAGCTGCAAAAAAGGCAGTTGACATCTGCAAGTCCATGACTTGA
- a CDS encoding 2-oxoacid:ferredoxin oxidoreductase subunit gamma codes for MRKDIRIAGFGGQGIILAGIVIGKAAALHDGINAVQTQSYGPEARGGASRTEVVISDEEIDYPKVQKPDIFVALSHEALIAYLDDLKDGGTLIVDPDMIIEDEVLPFVEDHNIKFHKAPVTKTAEEVVGLKIVANIVMIGAITRITKVISEKAARQAVAESVPPGTEDKNLAAFDAGTSLVGEDD; via the coding sequence ATGCGTAAAGACATAAGAATAGCAGGTTTTGGAGGTCAGGGCATAATCCTTGCAGGAATAGTTATAGGAAAAGCTGCAGCCCTTCACGATGGAATAAACGCTGTTCAAACCCAATCTTACGGTCCTGAAGCAAGGGGCGGAGCTTCAAGAACTGAAGTTGTAATAAGTGATGAGGAGATAGACTATCCAAAGGTTCAAAAGCCAGACATTTTTGTAGCATTATCCCATGAGGCATTGATAGCTTACCTTGATGATCTAAAGGATGGTGGCACTTTGATAGTTGATCCCGATATGATAATTGAGGATGAGGTTCTGCCATTCGTGGAGGATCACAACATAAAATTTCACAAGGCACCTGTAACCAAAACAGCTGAAGAAGTTGTTGGATTGAAGATCGTTGCCAACATAGTGATGATAGGTGCAATAACAAGGATAACAAAGGTTATATCTGAGAAAGCAGCCCGACAGGCAGTGGCAGAAAGTGTTCCACCAGGTACTGAAGATAAGAACCTTGCTGCATTTGATGCAGGAACATCTCTAGTCGGGGAGGATGATTAA
- the twy1 gene encoding 4-demethylwyosine synthase TYW1, protein MLLKDEDKRDLEKKGYRFAGEHRHAAAKVCHWTRKSLVDEGVCYKERFYGIKSHRCLQMSPSIPFCHHKCLFCWRDVSITKTEWVEEYDEPKTIIDDCIENQRNLLCGYFGNSKANMKKLQEAQDPKNAAISLAGEPMLYPEIDGLLEEFKRRDFTTFLVTNGMTPSKLKELETEPTQLYVSLDAPNEKDYKSLCQPQVDNGWKLLNESLELLSSFDCRTVLRTTCVKGYNMMKPEGYAELIRRSNPDFVEIKAYMYVGNSRQRLELGNMPSFSEVKEFAESVAKLCGREVVDEAYESRVVLLS, encoded by the coding sequence ATGCTGCTTAAAGATGAAGATAAAAGGGACCTCGAAAAGAAGGGTTACAGATTTGCAGGTGAACACAGACATGCAGCTGCAAAGGTCTGCCACTGGACCCGTAAAAGTCTGGTGGATGAAGGAGTATGTTACAAAGAAAGGTTCTATGGTATCAAAAGCCACAGATGTCTCCAGATGTCCCCAAGCATTCCATTCTGTCACCATAAATGTCTCTTCTGCTGGAGGGATGTTTCCATAACCAAGACAGAGTGGGTTGAAGAGTACGATGAACCAAAAACCATTATAGATGACTGCATTGAGAATCAGAGAAATCTTCTCTGCGGCTACTTTGGAAACTCAAAGGCCAACATGAAAAAACTTCAGGAAGCCCAGGATCCTAAAAATGCTGCAATATCCCTTGCAGGAGAACCCATGCTCTACCCAGAAATAGATGGACTTCTTGAAGAGTTTAAAAGAAGAGACTTCACAACCTTTCTCGTTACCAATGGAATGACACCCTCTAAACTGAAAGAACTTGAAACAGAACCCACCCAACTCTACGTGTCCCTCGATGCACCCAATGAAAAGGATTATAAAAGCCTGTGCCAACCACAGGTTGATAATGGTTGGAAGCTTCTGAATGAATCCCTTGAACTTTTATCAAGCTTCGATTGTAGAACAGTTCTCAGAACAACCTGCGTTAAGGGCTACAACATGATGAAACCTGAAGGTTATGCAGAACTAATCAGAAGGAGCAATCCAGATTTTGTTGAGATAAAGGCATACATGTACGTTGGAAATTCCAGGCAGCGCCTTGAACTTGGAAACATGCCTTCCTTCAGTGAGGTTAAAGAATTTGCAGAATCTGTTGCAAAATTATGCGGCAGAGAAGTGGTTGATGAAGCCTATGAAAGCCGTGTTGTTCTCCTATCATGA